A window of Auraticoccus monumenti contains these coding sequences:
- a CDS encoding carbohydrate ABC transporter permease, which translates to MTADLTVRGAAPAPARALQPDEDRPRRSWRASWPQYLAIAPFYVLFLVFGLFPILFSVYLSFTDWNGIGEITFVGLAQYQYLVADPRFWNAVANTFIIWIISTVPMLFIALVLAFLLHQNIRFKSIYRVAFFLPNVTSMVAMAIVFGSVFSDSFGLANSALTALGMNELAWLSDPWGIKITIAMMVIWRWTGYNAIIYLAGLQSIPTELYESARVDGANNWQIFSRITVPLLRPVILFTVITSTIGGLSLFTEPQVLLGDAGGANEAGMTIVLYQYNQAFTQFDFGYGSAIAWALFIIAAVFAIINWRLLRDRDGMPSKRSRGATEGSTR; encoded by the coding sequence GTGACCGCCGACCTGACCGTGCGCGGCGCCGCCCCCGCCCCCGCCCGCGCGCTGCAGCCCGACGAGGACCGTCCGCGCCGCTCCTGGCGGGCGTCCTGGCCGCAGTACCTGGCCATCGCCCCCTTCTACGTGCTGTTCCTGGTGTTCGGGCTGTTCCCGATCCTGTTCTCGGTCTACCTGTCCTTCACCGACTGGAACGGGATCGGTGAGATCACCTTCGTGGGGCTGGCCCAGTACCAGTACCTGGTGGCCGACCCGCGCTTCTGGAACGCGGTCGCCAACACGTTCATCATCTGGATCATCTCCACCGTCCCGATGCTGTTCATCGCGCTGGTGCTGGCGTTCCTGCTGCACCAGAACATCCGCTTCAAGTCGATCTACCGGGTCGCGTTCTTCCTGCCGAACGTGACCTCGATGGTGGCGATGGCCATCGTCTTCGGCTCCGTGTTCTCCGACTCCTTCGGGCTGGCCAACTCGGCCCTGACCGCGCTCGGCATGAACGAGCTGGCGTGGCTCAGCGACCCGTGGGGCATCAAGATCACCATCGCCATGATGGTGATCTGGCGCTGGACCGGCTACAACGCGATCATCTACCTGGCCGGACTGCAGTCCATCCCCACCGAGCTGTACGAGTCCGCCCGGGTGGACGGGGCCAACAACTGGCAGATCTTCAGCCGGATCACGGTGCCGCTGCTGCGCCCGGTGATCCTGTTCACGGTGATCACCTCCACCATCGGGGGGCTGTCGCTGTTCACCGAGCCGCAGGTGCTGCTGGGTGACGCCGGTGGCGCCAACGAGGCCGGCATGACCATCGTGCTGTACCAGTACAACCAGGCCTTCACCCAGTTCGACTTCGGCTACGGCTCGGCGATCGCCTGGGCGCTGTTCATCATCGCCGCGGTCTTCGCCATCATCAACTGGCGCCTGCTGCGCGACCGCGACGGCATGCCGTCCAAGCGCTCCCGCGGGGCCACCGAGGGGAGCACCCGATGA